One segment of Streptosporangium brasiliense DNA contains the following:
- a CDS encoding ABC transporter ATP-binding protein, with the protein MSRQILPVADQAQVRAYARRLTLKYPRDLTVALGLHGLAAVAGLAVPWLLGRLVQGVHDGTGIDVTMVALAIGGFLVAQAVLVRAAVYASSRLGEKVLAELREEFVGRVLGLPLSTVERAGSGDLITRTSRDVDALSRTVRHAVPETLIALVTCVITVGALLVVGPLLALPSLLAAPILWISTRWYLKRARDGYLRESAAYADMTDGLAETVGGARAVEALGLQARRHRRTDTDISRSWAAERYTLGLRTVWFPAVELGYVIPIVATLVIGGMFYIRGWVSLEQVTAATLYVQQLIDPLDRLLMWIDELQVGGASMARLLGVAEVPDDREAGPGTPDGEELRASGVRYAYREGHDVLHGIDLVVQPGERLAMVGPSGAGKSTLGRLLAGIHGPRSGAVTVGGTPLVELPLDDLRGHVALVTQEHHVFRGTLRDNVLIARPDADDSQVRAALSAVDALEWVEALPGGLDTAVGSGGEPVSAAQAQQLALARLVLADPHTLVLDEATSLIDPRAARNLERSLAAVLDGRTVIAIAHRLHTAHDADRVAVVEDGRISELGSHEELVAAEGSYAALWSSWHGTSK; encoded by the coding sequence ATGAGCAGGCAGATCCTGCCCGTCGCCGACCAGGCGCAGGTCCGGGCGTACGCCCGCAGGCTCACGTTGAAATACCCCCGCGACCTGACGGTGGCGCTCGGCCTGCACGGCCTGGCCGCCGTCGCGGGCCTGGCGGTGCCGTGGCTGCTGGGCCGGCTGGTCCAGGGGGTGCACGACGGCACCGGGATCGACGTCACCATGGTGGCGCTGGCCATCGGCGGCTTCCTGGTCGCGCAGGCGGTGCTGGTCAGGGCCGCGGTCTACGCCTCCTCCAGGCTCGGTGAGAAGGTCCTCGCCGAGCTGCGCGAGGAGTTCGTCGGCCGGGTGCTCGGCCTGCCGCTGTCCACGGTCGAGCGCGCCGGGTCCGGCGACCTCATCACCCGGACCTCGCGGGACGTGGACGCGCTGTCGCGCACGGTACGGCACGCCGTACCCGAGACGCTGATCGCGCTGGTCACCTGCGTGATCACCGTCGGCGCGCTGCTGGTGGTGGGGCCGCTGCTCGCGCTGCCCTCGCTGCTGGCCGCGCCGATCCTGTGGATCTCCACCCGGTGGTACCTCAAGCGGGCCCGGGACGGCTACCTGCGCGAGAGCGCCGCCTACGCGGACATGACCGACGGCCTGGCCGAGACGGTCGGCGGCGCCCGCGCGGTGGAGGCCCTGGGCCTGCAGGCCCGGCGGCACCGCCGCACCGACACCGACATCTCCCGGTCGTGGGCGGCCGAACGCTACACCCTGGGGCTGCGCACGGTCTGGTTCCCGGCGGTCGAGCTCGGCTACGTGATCCCGATCGTGGCGACGCTCGTCATCGGCGGCATGTTCTACATCCGGGGCTGGGTCTCGCTGGAGCAGGTCACCGCGGCCACGCTCTACGTGCAGCAGCTCATCGACCCGCTCGACCGGCTGCTCATGTGGATCGACGAGCTCCAGGTCGGCGGGGCCTCCATGGCCCGCCTGCTGGGGGTCGCCGAGGTGCCGGACGACCGCGAGGCCGGCCCCGGCACTCCCGACGGAGAGGAGCTGCGGGCCAGCGGCGTCCGCTACGCCTACCGCGAGGGCCACGACGTGCTGCACGGCATCGACCTGGTGGTCCAGCCCGGGGAGCGGCTGGCGATGGTCGGCCCGTCCGGCGCGGGCAAGTCCACGCTGGGCCGCCTGCTCGCGGGCATCCACGGCCCGCGCAGCGGCGCGGTCACGGTCGGCGGCACCCCCCTGGTCGAGCTCCCGCTGGACGACCTGCGCGGTCACGTCGCCCTGGTCACCCAGGAGCACCACGTGTTCCGGGGCACCCTGCGCGACAACGTGCTGATCGCCCGCCCCGACGCGGACGACTCCCAGGTCCGCGCGGCGCTGTCGGCCGTGGACGCCCTGGAGTGGGTCGAGGCGCTGCCCGGCGGCCTGGACACGGCCGTCGGCTCCGGCGGCGAGCCGGTCTCGGCCGCCCAGGCGCAGCAGCTCGCCCTCGCCCGCCTGGTCCTGGCCGACCCGCACACCCTGGTGCTGGACGAGGCCACCTCGCTGATCGACCCCAGGGCGGCGCGCAACCTGGAACGGTCGCTGGCCGCCGTGCTCGACGGCCGCACCGTGATCGCCATCGCCCACCGCCTCCACACGGCGCACGACGCCGACCGGGTCGCGGTGGTCGAGGACGGCCGGATCAGCGAGCTCGGCTCCCACGAAGAGCTCGTCGCGGCCGAGGGCTCCTACGCGGCGCTGTGGAGCAGCTGGCACGGCACGTCCAAGTAG
- a CDS encoding ATP-binding cassette domain-containing protein: MPGPSVTRPRPDPGGVAARTATGAPAADRSVAAGLRLLSALLRRRRRPLAAAMAWSFVEAGPAWLSGLFVAAAVDRGFLAGDPGAGLAWLALLGAAMLLRAVATRLMFPHLAAVVEPLRDDLVTAVVTATVTRAAHGGGPPDTAAVSRLTEQVETVRNLVSALLRSSRSLGVSLLAVLGGLLLLSPVAAAVVAVPVLVALAVFARTLRVLVVRQRELVLAGEALTAQATPILAGLRDIAACGAQSQAYATVETAVTAHATATRALAWAGLGRRLVVTLGAHVPLLGLLVAARPLTENGGLSAGEVVGAMTYLATGLDPALRSLTGTVGGWGVALAVTLRRIAETVTVHAVPAPPDGTASPPGTVPPGDTALSDGTASPDSASPDSAAPPDGTVPPSGTALSGDTALSDGTASPDGYGLRAERLSFAYAPQATPVVRDLDLTVAEGEHLAVVGPSGIGKSTLSMLFTGLSRPTGGEIRLGGVPLRTIAGHELRAMVALVPQEAYVFTGTVRENLAYLCPAGTADARLRGAAEAVGAGALVERLGGLDAVIDGPSTLSAGERQLIALARAYASPARLVVLDEATCHLDPAAEAAAETAFAARHGTLIVIAHRISSARRAQRVLLMDGATVLTGSHHDLAARSPLYAVMVGLWQHDHGAPSMNG, translated from the coding sequence GTGCCCGGCCCGTCTGTGACCCGCCCGCGGCCTGATCCCGGCGGCGTGGCCGCCCGCACCGCGACGGGGGCCCCGGCAGCGGACCGGTCCGTCGCCGCCGGGCTCAGGCTGCTGTCGGCGCTGCTGCGCCGCCGCAGGCGGCCCCTCGCCGCCGCCATGGCCTGGTCCTTCGTCGAGGCCGGTCCGGCGTGGCTGTCCGGGCTGTTCGTCGCCGCCGCCGTCGACCGTGGTTTCCTGGCCGGAGACCCGGGCGCCGGCCTGGCCTGGCTCGCCCTCCTCGGGGCCGCGATGCTGCTGCGAGCCGTGGCCACGCGGCTGATGTTCCCCCATCTGGCCGCGGTGGTGGAGCCGCTACGCGACGACCTCGTCACCGCCGTCGTCACCGCCACCGTCACCCGCGCCGCCCACGGCGGCGGACCGCCCGACACCGCCGCCGTCAGCCGCCTCACCGAGCAGGTGGAGACGGTGCGGAACCTCGTGTCAGCGCTGCTGCGGAGCAGCCGCTCGCTGGGCGTCTCCCTGCTCGCCGTGCTCGGAGGGCTGCTGCTGCTGTCCCCCGTGGCCGCGGCCGTCGTCGCCGTACCCGTGCTCGTGGCGCTGGCCGTGTTCGCCAGGACGCTGCGCGTGCTCGTGGTCCGCCAGCGCGAGCTCGTCCTCGCCGGCGAGGCGCTCACCGCCCAGGCCACCCCGATCCTGGCCGGACTGCGCGACATCGCCGCCTGCGGGGCGCAGTCCCAGGCGTACGCCACCGTGGAGACCGCCGTCACCGCCCACGCCACGGCCACCCGGGCGCTGGCCTGGGCCGGTCTGGGCCGGCGACTCGTCGTCACGCTCGGCGCGCACGTCCCGCTGCTCGGCCTGCTGGTCGCCGCCCGGCCGCTGACAGAGAACGGCGGGCTCAGCGCCGGAGAGGTCGTCGGAGCGATGACCTACCTGGCCACCGGCCTCGATCCGGCCCTGCGCTCGCTCACCGGCACCGTCGGCGGCTGGGGCGTGGCGCTCGCCGTCACGCTGCGCCGGATCGCCGAGACCGTCACCGTGCACGCCGTCCCCGCCCCGCCCGACGGCACCGCCTCCCCGCCCGGCACCGTCCCACCCGGTGACACCGCCCTGTCCGACGGCACCGCCTCCCCGGACAGCGCCTCCCCGGACAGCGCCGCCCCGCCCGACGGCACCGTCCCGCCCAGTGGCACCGCCCTGTCCGGTGACACCGCCCTGTCCGACGGCACCGCCTCCCCGGACGGGTACGGGCTGCGGGCGGAGCGGCTGAGCTTCGCCTACGCGCCGCAGGCCACCCCCGTCGTGCGCGACCTCGACCTCACGGTCGCCGAAGGCGAACACCTGGCCGTGGTCGGCCCCAGCGGCATCGGCAAGTCCACACTGTCCATGCTGTTCACCGGGCTGAGCCGGCCCACCGGAGGGGAGATACGGCTCGGCGGAGTCCCGCTCCGGACGATAGCCGGACACGAGCTGCGGGCCATGGTGGCGCTCGTGCCGCAGGAGGCGTACGTCTTCACCGGGACGGTCCGGGAGAACCTCGCCTACCTCTGCCCCGCCGGGACCGCGGACGCCAGGCTGCGCGGGGCGGCGGAGGCGGTGGGCGCCGGCGCGCTCGTCGAACGGCTCGGCGGCCTCGACGCCGTGATCGACGGACCGTCCACGCTGTCGGCCGGCGAGAGACAGCTCATCGCCCTGGCCCGCGCCTACGCCTCCCCGGCCCGCCTGGTCGTCCTGGACGAGGCCACCTGCCACCTCGACCCGGCCGCCGAGGCGGCGGCCGAGACGGCGTTCGCGGCCAGGCACGGCACCCTGATCGTGATCGCGCACCGGATCAGCTCCGCGCGCAGGGCGCAACGCGTCCTCCTGATGGACGGCGCCACCGTGCTCACCGGCTCCCATCATGACCTGGCGGCCCGATCCCCCCTGTACGCCGTCATGGTCGGCCTGTGGCAGCACGACCACGGCGCCCCGTCCATGAACGGTTGA
- a CDS encoding ABC transporter ATP-binding protein — protein MTRADADRLLASAARRAWAPLAVAAVADIVATAAALALPAVLAAAVDGVLSGQGGQTAWQLALVLAAAVCAEVVGVPAGAASTASATSALRLRLTAHLLTLGAAGTRRHPAGELANRLVSNTASTGYLPLTLLGTATGLVTSAGGVVALLMTDWRAGIAFLAAAPIALIIVRTFVTRVSGLYGRYQEAQGRLATRLTDALAGIRTVRASGTAGREIARVLAPLADLSSAGRALWRAQARGVWQIALLPLVELLVLAVAGFGVTDGRLEPGQLLAVAGYTALGLTFIEQVDGLMGLAHARSAARRVGEVLALPSPVPGTRPLSAGPGALSLRGVTVTREGTPLLDGVDLEIPAGALTALVGRSGAGKTTLALLAGRLMDPDRGQVLLDGQRLTDIRPDALRGAVAYAFERPVLLGGDLASAIAYGRPELDRDAVRRAARAAHVDEVVCRLPDGYRTPADTAPLSGGELQRLGLARALVRRARLTILDDATSSLDTVTEAQVTRTLLEGMRGSTRLVIAHRTTTAARADLVVWLDDGRIRAQGTHRTLWRDPSYRALFASGTGPADAGPADAHPTDAGPADGGPADTHPTGTESTGGGPDCAGPAGGGSPGTEETCPARL, from the coding sequence GTGACGCGCGCAGACGCCGACCGCCTCCTGGCGTCCGCCGCACGCCGGGCGTGGGCGCCGCTGGCGGTGGCCGCGGTGGCCGACATCGTGGCCACCGCGGCCGCGCTGGCCCTGCCCGCCGTACTCGCCGCCGCCGTGGACGGGGTCCTGTCCGGTCAGGGCGGACAGACCGCCTGGCAGCTCGCGCTCGTCCTGGCGGCCGCGGTGTGCGCCGAGGTCGTGGGCGTGCCGGCCGGCGCGGCCTCCACCGCGTCCGCCACGTCGGCCCTGCGGCTGCGCCTCACCGCCCACCTCCTCACGCTCGGAGCCGCCGGGACCCGCCGCCATCCGGCCGGGGAGCTGGCGAACCGCCTGGTGAGCAACACCGCCAGCACCGGTTACCTCCCCCTGACGCTGCTGGGCACGGCGACCGGGCTCGTCACCTCGGCCGGCGGCGTGGTCGCGCTGCTGATGACCGACTGGCGGGCGGGCATCGCCTTCCTGGCCGCCGCGCCCATCGCGCTGATCATCGTACGGACCTTCGTCACCCGGGTCTCCGGGCTCTACGGCCGCTATCAGGAGGCGCAGGGCCGGCTGGCCACCCGCCTCACCGACGCCCTGGCCGGCATCCGGACGGTACGCGCCTCGGGCACCGCCGGCCGTGAGATCGCCCGGGTGCTCGCCCCCCTCGCGGACCTGTCCAGCGCCGGGCGGGCCCTGTGGCGCGCGCAGGCGCGCGGCGTGTGGCAGATCGCCCTGCTGCCGCTGGTGGAGCTGCTGGTCCTCGCCGTGGCCGGATTCGGCGTCACGGACGGCCGTCTGGAGCCGGGACAGCTCCTGGCCGTGGCCGGCTACACCGCCCTCGGTCTGACCTTCATCGAGCAGGTCGACGGGCTGATGGGGCTGGCCCACGCCCGCTCCGCGGCCCGGCGGGTGGGGGAGGTGCTGGCCCTGCCCTCCCCCGTCCCCGGCACCCGCCCGCTGTCCGCGGGCCCCGGCGCCCTGTCGTTGCGCGGCGTCACCGTGACCCGCGAGGGCACCCCGCTCCTGGACGGCGTCGACCTGGAGATCCCCGCCGGAGCGCTGACCGCCCTCGTCGGACGTTCCGGGGCGGGCAAAACCACGCTGGCCCTGCTGGCCGGGCGGCTGATGGACCCCGACCGGGGGCAGGTGCTGCTCGACGGGCAGCGCCTCACCGACATCCGGCCGGACGCCCTGCGCGGTGCGGTCGCCTACGCCTTCGAACGCCCCGTGCTCCTCGGCGGCGACCTCGCCTCGGCCATCGCCTACGGCAGGCCCGAGCTCGACCGCGACGCCGTCCGGCGGGCCGCGCGCGCCGCGCACGTGGACGAGGTCGTCTGCCGTCTCCCGGACGGTTACCGGACCCCCGCCGACACCGCCCCGCTGTCCGGCGGCGAGCTCCAGCGCCTGGGCCTGGCGCGCGCCCTGGTACGGCGGGCCCGCCTGACCATTCTCGACGACGCCACCTCCAGCCTCGACACGGTGACCGAGGCCCAGGTGACCCGCACCCTGCTGGAGGGCATGCGCGGGTCCACCCGGCTGGTCATCGCCCACCGCACCACCACCGCCGCCCGCGCCGACCTCGTCGTCTGGCTGGACGACGGCCGGATCCGCGCCCAGGGCACCCACCGGACGCTGTGGCGGGACCCGTCCTACCGCGCCCTGTTCGCCTCCGGCACCGGACCGGCCGACGCCGGACCGGCCGACGCCCACCCCACCGACGCCGGACCGGCCGACGGCGGACCGGCTGACACCCACCCCACCGGCACCGAGTCGACCGGCGGCGGACCGGACTGCGCCGGACCGGCCGGCGGCGGCTCGCCGGGGACGGAGGAAACGTGCCCGGCCCGTCTGTGA
- a CDS encoding ALQxL family class IV lanthipeptide, whose protein sequence is MELNIAALDMLPATEEAGLQQCRMTCGETCSDPWSPTCGVTGGAPTW, encoded by the coding sequence ATGGAGCTCAACATCGCCGCTCTGGACATGCTTCCCGCCACCGAGGAGGCCGGCCTCCAGCAGTGCCGGATGACCTGCGGGGAGACCTGCTCCGACCCGTGGAGCCCCACCTGCGGCGTCACCGGCGGCGCCCCCACCTGGTAA
- a CDS encoding alpha/beta hydrolase family protein, with the protein MSQTVTRAGENRPPDVPRINFRFSGRGRYAACLTQLGHGRLTAEMWDLADARPRPRPLRTRAGETSLSLPVPTEGGDLLLCRLGPGEHRLTLVTAAPYGAESAAEHEVGVLRGNGVRIVAGTARGTAALAFGAGADGRTTAWRLSGRAERPEPIAELPYLLSGGIWLDGAGHRLALTTVGPGPATVVLDTSRGTFTSPAGPAGDERLLLAAPGPGVLLTAAHRDGAYRLGVRHRDGEGPTRFPERLNAVEGVVTPLALEPAGRRLALAVTRRTRSHLLLHDLVEDTTVEVGLPAGTLYPAAHWGPTGLHVIHSAPDRPPGFVRVDGCGRPRFLPVGEDHAARLEPARVRSYAGAAGPVEAIVYGDPATSRLAVLALHGGPEDAWHFAFDPLFQRLAAAGVAVVAPNQRGSTGYGAAHREAVHGAWGGPDLADILQLGRALAAARGPDRPRAMLYGASYGAYLALLAAAAQADLWSRAAVVAPFLSGRELAEDGPAPVRALLERLGGQAEIDDDLGPRDLLRLVGRMRLPLLIVHGDDDPVIPVGHSRRLYARLRGAHGQVTYLEVPGGGHDPQHDTRDGAVLGRIVDFLGTGPPRGR; encoded by the coding sequence ATGAGCCAGACCGTCACCAGGGCGGGTGAGAACCGCCCGCCGGATGTCCCGCGGATCAACTTCCGCTTCTCCGGGCGCGGCCGGTACGCCGCCTGCCTCACCCAGCTCGGCCACGGCCGCCTCACCGCGGAGATGTGGGACCTCGCCGACGCCCGGCCGCGGCCGCGGCCGCTCCGCACCCGCGCCGGCGAGACCTCGCTGAGCCTGCCGGTGCCCACCGAGGGGGGCGACCTGCTGCTGTGCCGCCTCGGGCCTGGCGAGCATCGCCTGACGCTGGTCACCGCGGCGCCGTACGGGGCGGAGAGCGCCGCAGAGCACGAGGTGGGCGTCCTGCGCGGCAACGGGGTCAGGATCGTCGCGGGCACGGCCCGGGGGACCGCCGCCCTGGCGTTCGGCGCCGGCGCCGACGGGCGCACCACCGCGTGGCGCCTGTCCGGACGGGCGGAGCGGCCCGAACCGATCGCCGAACTGCCCTACCTCCTCAGCGGCGGGATCTGGCTCGACGGGGCCGGCCACCGCCTGGCCCTGACCACAGTGGGGCCGGGGCCGGCGACCGTGGTCCTGGACACCTCACGCGGCACCTTCACCTCCCCGGCCGGGCCCGCGGGCGACGAGCGTCTCCTGCTGGCGGCGCCCGGACCGGGCGTGCTGCTCACCGCCGCGCACCGCGACGGCGCCTACCGCCTCGGCGTCCGCCACCGCGACGGCGAGGGGCCCACCCGCTTCCCCGAGCGGCTCAACGCCGTGGAGGGCGTGGTGACGCCGCTGGCCCTGGAGCCGGCGGGACGGCGGCTGGCCCTCGCGGTGACCCGCCGCACCCGCTCCCACCTCCTCCTGCACGACCTGGTGGAGGACACCACCGTCGAGGTCGGCCTCCCGGCCGGGACGCTGTACCCGGCGGCCCACTGGGGCCCCACCGGCCTGCACGTGATCCACAGCGCGCCTGACCGCCCGCCGGGCTTCGTCAGGGTGGACGGGTGCGGCCGGCCGCGGTTCCTTCCCGTCGGGGAGGACCACGCGGCCCGGCTGGAACCGGCCCGTGTCCGGTCCTACGCCGGCGCGGCGGGCCCCGTCGAGGCGATCGTGTACGGCGACCCGGCCACCAGCCGCCTGGCCGTGCTCGCGCTGCACGGCGGCCCCGAGGACGCCTGGCACTTCGCCTTCGACCCGCTCTTCCAGCGCCTGGCCGCCGCGGGTGTCGCCGTGGTCGCGCCGAACCAGCGCGGCAGCACGGGGTACGGCGCCGCCCACCGTGAGGCCGTCCACGGCGCGTGGGGCGGACCCGACCTCGCCGACATCCTCCAACTGGGCCGCGCCCTGGCCGCCGCCCGCGGGCCGGACAGGCCGCGGGCGATGCTCTACGGCGCCAGCTACGGCGCCTACCTGGCGCTGCTGGCCGCCGCCGCCCAGGCCGACCTGTGGTCCCGTGCCGCGGTCGTCGCGCCCTTCCTGTCGGGGCGGGAGCTGGCGGAGGACGGGCCGGCGCCGGTCCGTGCCCTGCTGGAGCGGCTCGGCGGACAGGCTGAGATCGACGACGACCTCGGCCCCCGCGACCTGCTACGGCTGGTCGGCCGCATGCGGCTGCCACTGCTCATCGTGCACGGCGACGACGACCCGGTCATCCCGGTCGGCCATTCCCGCCGGCTGTACGCCCGGTTACGCGGAGCCCACGGCCAGGTGACCTACCTGGAGGTCCCCGGCGGCGGTCACGACCCGCAGCACGACACCCGGGACGGCGCCGTTCTCGGCCGCATCGTCGACTTCCTCGGCACCGGGCCGCCCCGCGGCCGCTGA